The genomic interval TATATTACGTGCACCCTTTTCCCCATTTTTTAACTAAGAGACTAGATATAACAAAAGGAAAACGACTCTCATATAGAGCAGTGTTTCCCTTAAATGACATTATTATCTAGTTTATTTATTTTTTTACTTATTTAGTAGCAGTACCAGATTCAGTAGTTACAGACACATCATTAGCGTTTATGTTCATAGCTTTTTTAACTTCTTTAAGTCCTGCATCAATTGTTTTTCTTATTGCTATTGTGAGCGTATTTAAAGCCTTATTTACTGCACTTACTGCTGCTCCTTTAACTATAGGCGCAACGGCACCAGAATCATTATCACTAGAACCCGCGAATTTACCACCCTTAGCCATCGCTCGCAATGCCATAGCTCCTGCTATAACAGCATCTTGCTTAGCATCGGACACATCATTTCCTGCAGCCAATTTAGCAGAGTCATCAGATTTAGACATAGCTTTTAATATGTCAGCCCCAGTTACTGCACCAACAGCTTTTGCTGCATCAGCTGCTGATTTTTTCGCATTAGCATTAGTTCCAGCATTAGTACCATTAAATAACTTTCCTGCTTCACCATCCTGATTGTTGCCACCATTTCTGTTACCAGAACCATCTGTAGCTTTTTTAACATCTCCGGCTTCAGGATTTCCTTCTTTTGTATCAAGAACCACGTCTACGATAGCTTTAATTCCATTTACTAATTTCTCAACTTCACCCTTAGAACCTGCAGCAGATGTATAAATAGCACCATTACCAAGTAACTCAGCATCAGTAATACCAATAGCATCACTAACGGTCTTAGCTCCATTAATTATATTATTAAGTGTGTCATTAACTAATTTACTTACTGCACTTTCTACTGCAGTAGCATTAGGATGGCCTTGATCCTTCATATCAGCAACAATTTTTTCAAGGTTTGTCTTAGTTGTTGTTAAGCCTTTTTCTATATTCTTAAAGTACTTACCAACATCAGACTTTTTAGTTTCAGCATTAAAAGCTAAAACACCACCAAGTGAATCACCAAAAGAAGTAAAAATAGTTAAGAAGTCATTCCCTAAATTAGCAAGTGAGGATAAGAAAGTATTTCTCTTCTCAAGTTCTTCTATCCCATTATTACAAGCAAGGAAAAGAGAAATAAATAATGTTGCACAAATACTTTTTAATCTAATATTTTTAATATTTATTTTCATATATTACGTGCCTCCTTTGATTCCATCCTTTAACTAAAGATGCTCAACATAAATAAAAGAGAAACAATGCCTTCTAAATAGAAAGCATTGTTTCTCTTAAATGACTCTATTATTTAATTATTAATAGCGTATTAATTATGATTGTTTATTTTTTAGATTCAGGAATATTTTTATCAGAAGTTACAGAAGTAGCCTCAGGATTAATTTTCATAGCTTCTTTAACTTCCTTAAGTCCTGCATCAATTGTCTTCCTTATTGCAATAGTTAATGTATTTAGTACCTTAGTTACTGCACTTACTGCTGCTCCTTTAACTGTATTAGCAACATCAATATTAGCAGTACTGTTATCATTAGCAAATTTACCACCTTTAGCCATTGCTCTTAACGCTATAGCCCCTGCTATAGTTGCATCATTTTTACTAACCATACCAGTAACTGCAGTGTCAACTTTATGCTCAGCCAACTTAGCTGACTCACCATTTTCTTTAACCATAGCTTGTAAGATATCAGCACCTGTTACTGCCCCAACGGCCTTAGATGCATCAGCTGCTGCCTTATCTGCATTAGCAGCAATAGCACCTTGATTACCAGAACTACCAAAAAGCTTTACCACATCACTAGAATTAGCGTCACGATCACTAGCAAGAGCATCAGCCTTTTTACCAGTACCAGCATCAGCACTTCCTTTATCTTTAAGTACTATGTCTACAATTGACTTAATTCCCTTTACTAAATTTTCAATATCTTTACCTTTAACTCCAGCCCCATCAGTATTACTACCACCTTTAGCAACATTAGCAATTGGTTCACTAGCATCGTTGCCAATAGCACCACTAGCAATCTCAGCTCCTTCTATTATCTTACTAAGCTTATCATCAATGAATGTTTTAACTGAAGCACTTACAGCTTCTGCATTAGGATTACCCTTATCTTTCATATCAGCAACAATTTTCTCAAGAGCTGTCTTAGTAGAAGAAACAGTATCATGAACGCTCTTAAAGTACTTACCAACCTCAGACTTTGGAGTTTTAGTATTAAACCCTAAAACACCGCCAAGTGTGTCGCCAAAAGAAGTAAAACTATCTAAGAAGTCATTACCTAAATTAGCAAGTGAGGATAAGAAAGTATTTCTCTTCTCAAGTTCTTCTATCCCATTATTACAAGCAAGGAAAAGAGAAATAAATAATGTTGCACAAATACTTTTTAATCTAATATTTTTAATATTTATTTTCATATATTACGTGCCTCCTTTGATTCCATCCTTTAACTAAAGATGCTCAACATAAATAAAAGAGAAACAATGCCTTCTAAATAGAAAGCATTGTTTCTCTTAAATGACTCTATTATTTAATTATTAATAGCGTATTAATTATGATTGTTTATTTTTTAGATTCAGGAATATTTTTATCAGAAGTTACAGAAGTAGCCTCAGGATTAATTTTCATAGCTTCTTTAACTTCCTTAAGTCCTGCATCAATTGTCTTCCTTATTGCAATAGTTAATGTATTTAGTACCTTAGTTACTGCACTTACTGCTGCTCCTTTAACTGTATTAGCAACATCAATATTAGCAGTACTGTTATCATTAGCAAATTTACCACCTTTAGCCATTGCTCTTAACGCTATAGCCCCTGCTATAGTTGCATCATTTTTACTAACCATACCAGTAACTGCAGTGTCAACTTTATGCTCAGCCAACTTAGCTGACTCACCATTTTCTTTAACCATAGCTTGTAAGATATCAGCACCTGTTACTGCCCCAACGGCCTTAGATGCATCAGCTGCTGCCTTATCTGCATTAGCAGCAATAGCACCTTGATTACCAGAACTACCAAAAAGCTTTACCACATCACTAGAATTAGCGTCACGATCACTAGCAAGAGCATCAGCCTTTTTACCAGTACCAGCATCAGCACTTCCTTTATCTTTAAGTACTATGTCTACAATTGACTTAATTCCCTTTACTAAATTTTCAATATCTTTACCTTTAACTCCAGCCCCATCAGTATTACTACCACCTTTAGCAACATTAGCAATTGGTTCACTAGCATCGTTGCCAATAGCACCACTAGCAATCTCAGCTCCTTCTATTATCTTACTAAGCTTATCATCAATGAATGTTTTAACTGAAGCACTTACAGCTTCTGCATTAGGATTACCCTTATCTTTCATATCAGCAACAATTTTCTCAAGAGCTGTCTTAGTAGAAGAAACAGTATCATGAACGCTCTTAAAGTACTTACCAACCTCAGACTTTGGAGTTTTAGTATTAAACCCTAAAACACCGCCAAGTGTGTCGCCAAAAGAAGTAAAACTATCTAAGAAGTCATTACCTAAATTAGCAAGTGAGGATAAGAAAGTATTTCTCTTCTCAAGTTCTTCTATTCCATTATTACAAGAAAGGAATAGAGAGATAAATAATGTTGCACAAATTCTTTTTACCTTAATATTTTTAATATTTATTTTCATATATTACGTGCCTCCTTTTAAACTTATGCGTTAGCATTTTATCGCACTTTTCAAAAATTACAAATTTTTCAAAAATTTTTAACGATCAAATTTACCAACCTTATCAATGATAATGGCTAAAGATAAAAGCACTTATCGAAACATTAAATACAGCACTAAAATAATCCTGCACACAATGGACGTAGAAAACCTAGTAAAACGCCCAGTCAATGAAATACTTAATAGAAACTATTACTGCTACGGTCTTTGATTATCAAAACAACACCTTATATCATTTCGTGACAACTTTTTAAATTTCAAAAATATTAAATCCAATAAAGCATGCTCCAAAAGCTTTAATTTTGACTGTACTAACTTTAGTTTCTATCTCTCTATAATAAATTGTTCAAATTAATTTTTAAATTAACGCTTCTATGATGAATAACAATTGCAGTTATTACAAATCCATTTCAAGATCAA from Borrelia coriaceae carries:
- a CDS encoding variable large family protein, producing the protein MKINIKNIRLKSICATLFISLFLACNNGIEELEKRNTFLSSLANLGNDFLTIFTSFGDSLGGVLAFNAETKKSDVGKYFKNIEKGLTTTKTNLEKIVADMKDQGHPNATAVESAVSKLVNDTLNNIINGAKTVSDAIGITDAELLGNGAIYTSAAGSKGEVEKLVNGIKAIVDVVLDTKEGNPEAGDVKKATDGSGNRNGGNNQDGEAGKLFNGTNAGTNANAKKSAADAAKAVGAVTGADILKAMSKSDDSAKLAAGNDVSDAKQDAVIAGAMALRAMAKGGKFAGSSDNDSGAVAPIVKGAAVSAVNKALNTLTIAIRKTIDAGLKEVKKAMNINANDVSVTTESGTATK
- a CDS encoding variable large family protein → MKINIKNIRLKSICATLFISLFLACNNGIEELEKRNTFLSSLANLGNDFLDSFTSFGDTLGGVLGFNTKTPKSEVGKYFKSVHDTVSSTKTALEKIVADMKDKGNPNAEAVSASVKTFIDDKLSKIIEGAEIASGAIGNDASEPIANVAKGGSNTDGAGVKGKDIENLVKGIKSIVDIVLKDKGSADAGTGKKADALASDRDANSSDVVKLFGSSGNQGAIAANADKAAADASKAVGAVTGADILQAMVKENGESAKLAEHKVDTAVTGMVSKNDATIAGAIALRAMAKGGKFANDNSTANIDVANTVKGAAVSAVTKVLNTLTIAIRKTIDAGLKEVKEAMKINPEATSVTSDKNIPESKK
- a CDS encoding variable large family protein; translated protein: MKINIKNIKVKRICATLFISLFLSCNNGIEELEKRNTFLSSLANLGNDFLDSFTSFGDTLGGVLGFNTKTPKSEVGKYFKSVHDTVSSTKTALEKIVADMKDKGNPNAEAVSASVKTFIDDKLSKIIEGAEIASGAIGNDASEPIANVAKGGSNTDGAGVKGKDIENLVKGIKSIVDIVLKDKGSADAGTGKKADALASDRDANSSDVVKLFGSSGNQGAIAANADKAAADASKAVGAVTGADILQAMVKENGESAKLAEHKVDTAVTGMVSKNDATIAGAIALRAMAKGGKFANDNSTANIDVANTVKGAAVSAVTKVLNTLTIAIRKTIDAGLKEVKEAMKINPEATSVTSDKNIPESKK